A window of Bactrocera dorsalis isolate Fly_Bdor chromosome 4, ASM2337382v1, whole genome shotgun sequence genomic DNA:
tataGTGGACGTAAACTGGTGTGTACCAAATATTTGTTGCGCTTTTGAGAGGAATTTGTAAAATGCAAACGGACATAACGCAATGCGGCTTGTGTTTATATCAAGATAAAATAGTAATACCCTTGCGCGATGACGTTAGTAAGACTACGGCGGACATTTTGGCTACCGTGCACAAATTTATGGGATTGTTGGTAAGTTGTAAATTTTGACTGAATGGAAGTGAAGcacattgtttaatttttaaatatttcaagcttACTAGCAACGATGCTATATGTGTGAATTGCTGGACCAGCGTAGACAATTTTCGCGAATTTTGCTTGCTGATAGCTGAGCGACAGGCGGCGGAGGCGCAGCAAGATACAGCGCTTAAGTGCTCAATCGAAAAGCATGCAACAGAAAATTGCTCTGCGAATGACAGTGTTATGCATAAAGCTACACAAAATACGAATGTTCCCCTAAACCGCAAGGATGAAAGCTTGAAGACAAACGAGAATATAAAAACTAGCCCAAAAGGAAGATTAAAAGTGCAAAGCGAAGAAGAAACACAACTCGAGCAACAACCGGCAATTGTAGAAGTGAGAAATGGTGCCATCACACTGGCGACACTCGCGTTGGAAGAGCAAGCTAACAATGTAAAAAATAGACAGCATTCGCATCTGCAACTCAATAAGACTGATTTGCAAGACACAACACTACAGCAAAACCAAACAGATACAAATACTGAAGCAGACCGCGACACCAACACACTATCTGATACAGAAAGCGTTATAACTACATCGAGCGCACAGAAAAATGGAAGCCCACGGCTTGGCGGTAAGCCGCAGTATTTACTTGCTACTCTTACTTAGCAGATGTACAATATACAATAATGTACCAACTTTTTCGTAGATGCCGAAAGTCAGGCCGCAGAGGACAAATTGATTGCTGAGCACCTGCAGCTGAAATGTGAAGTGTGCGAATTTGAAGCGAAATGCTTTAAAGCACTTAAAGCGCACTACAAGCGACTACATAATAGCAACGGTTATGTAGTTTGCTGTGAGAAGCGTTTTTATAAACGCTGCATGTTGTTAGATCATATAAATGTACATCGTAATCCCACATACTTTTCGTAAGTGGCAAAAATGTCAACATATTGTCTTGAAACTCagcatttttacttttttttttttaaagctgcACCGACTGCAACATGAACTTCGCTGACCGTATGTGCCTGCGTAATCATATGCTGCTGAAGCATCCGCAAGCAACAGAGCTGCCGCACGCGTGCGCAATATGCGGTGCGCGTTTTGCTAAAGTCCGGTTTCTAAAGAAACATGCGCGCAGGCATATGAACAACGCGGCACAGGATGCGGAACAGCAGCAGTGCGCGATTTGCGCGAAGAGGTACATGGCAAAACTACTTTATAACGCGGgtcttaatattaaatttcacttaTTAATTTTGCAGCTTTGCGAATGCCGTGCGCCTGCAAGAGCATATGAAGCGTACACACGGCAAAAGCAAGTTATTTGTATGCAAACACTGCGGGCATGAGGTGAGCGGCAAGCAGCGCTATGTGCGTCACTTGGCGCAACACGGCGCGCAGTTTGAGTCCACAAGCGCCAAGCGGCGCGGTCAAGGCGTACAGTGTACCGAGTGCGATAAATGGCTAGTGAACAAATCTACCCTGCGTCTGCATATGATCCGACATACGGACCCTACGAGCGTGTACGCCTGTCCATTGTGTGATACGAAAGAGGCGACGCGTGTAGCACTGAACGAGCACAAGCGTCTGTGCCACGGCATTGAGCAGCAGCCACATGTTTGTCAGGTGTGTGCGCGCAACTTTAGCACAACGCGGCGGTTGCGGGTCAGTATGCtattacttttgaattttttgccatttttctttattttttttaatttttttttttaatttatttttttcaggagCATATGGCCACCCACACTGGGGAAGATATCTACACCTGCAACTACTGTGACAAACGTTTTAAGTTCTCTTCCAATTTATACACGCATCGCAAGTGGAAACACCCAACTGAGTGGGCGCAAGATCAGAGCGGCAAGGAGTTAGgtgataaatatatattgaaaaaaaaaaaaataaaataaataaatttcattcatcccattcatttatttaaataccaaatatttttcgctgttttttggtttatttatcTTATCTTTTCTCATCACTTAttgcattgttttttttttatgttgttcTTTGTTTTTCAGAGTCACATGTTTGTCAGGTGTGTGCGCGCAACTTCAGCACAAAGCGGGGGTTGCGGGTCAGTATGTTAttacttttaaactttttgccatttttcttaatttttttaattaatttatttttttcaatttctttttttcaggaGCACATGACCACTCATACCGGGGAAGATCTCTACACCTG
This region includes:
- the LOC105231984 gene encoding gastrula zinc finger protein XlCGF26.1 isoform X1, translating into MQTDITQCGLCLYQDKIVIPLRDDVSKTTADILATVHKFMGLLLTSNDAICVNCWTSVDNFREFCLLIAERQAAEAQQDTALKCSIEKHATENCSANDSVMHKATQNTNVPLNRKDESLKTNENIKTSPKGRLKVQSEEETQLEQQPAIVEVRNGAITLATLALEEQANNVKNRQHSHLQLNKTDLQDTTLQQNQTDTNTEADRDTNTLSDTESVITTSSAQKNGSPRLGDAESQAAEDKLIAEHLQLKCEVCEFEAKCFKALKAHYKRLHNSNGYVVCCEKRFYKRCMLLDHINVHRNPTYFSCTDCNMNFADRMCLRNHMLLKHPQATELPHACAICGARFAKVRFLKKHARRHMNNAAQDAEQQQCAICAKSFANAVRLQEHMKRTHGKSKLFVCKHCGHEVSGKQRYVRHLAQHGAQFESTSAKRRGQGVQCTECDKWLVNKSTLRLHMIRHTDPTSVYACPLCDTKEATRVALNEHKRLCHGIEQQPHVCQVCARNFSTTRRLREHMATHTGEDIYTCNYCDKRFKFSSNLYTHRKWKHPTEWAQDQSGKELESHVCQVCARNFSTKRGLREHMTTHTGEDLYTCNYCDKRFKNNSSLYTHRKRKHPTEWAQDTSGKELGDKH
- the LOC105231984 gene encoding transcription factor grauzone isoform X4; amino-acid sequence: MQTDITQCGLCLYQDKIVIPLRDDVSKTTADILATVHKFMGLLLTSNDAICVNCWTSVDNFREFCLLIAERQAAEAQQDTALKCSIEKHATENCSANDSVMHKATQNTNVPLNRKDESLKTNENIKTSPKGRLKVQSEEETQLEQQPAIVEVRNGAITLATLALEEQANNVKNRQHSHLQLNKTDLQDTTLQQNQTDTNTEADRDTNTLSDTESVITTSSAQKNGSPRLGDAESQAAEDKLIAEHLQLKCEVCEFEAKCFKALKAHYKRLHNSNGYVVCCEKRFYKRCMLLDHINVHRNPTYFSCTDCNMNFADRMCLRNHMLLKHPQATELPHACAICGARFAKVRFLKKHARRHMNNAAQDAEQQQCAICAKSFANAVRLQEHMKRTHGKSKLFVCKHCGHEVSGKQRYVRHLAQHGAQFESTSAKRRGQGVQCTECDKWLVNKSTLRLHMIRHTDPTSVYACPLCDTKEATRVALNEHKRLCHGIEQQPHVCQVCARNFSTTRRLREHMATHTGEDIYTCNYCDKRFKFSSNLYTHRKWKHPTEWAQDQSGKEVTCLSGAHDHSYRGRSLHLQLL
- the LOC105231984 gene encoding zinc finger protein 317 isoform X3 — translated: MQTDITQCGLCLYQDKIVIPLRDDVSKTTADILATVHKFMGLLLTSNDAICVNCWTSVDNFREFCLLIAERQAAEAQQDTALKCSIEKHATENCSANDSVMHKATQNTNVPLNRKDESLKTNENIKTSPKGRLKVQSEEETQLEQQPAIVEVRNGAITLATLALEEQANNVKNRQHSHLQLNKTDLQDTTLQQNQTDTNTEADRDTNTLSDTESVITTSSAQKNGSPRLGDAESQAAEDKLIAEHLQLKCEVCEFEAKCFKALKAHYKRLHNSNGYVVCCEKRFYKRCMLLDHINVHRNPTYFSCTDCNMNFADRMCLRNHMLLKHPQATELPHACAICGARFAKVRFLKKHARRHMNNAAQDAEQQQCAICAKSFANAVRLQEHMKRTHGKSKLFVCKHCGHEVSGKQRYVRHLAQHGAQFESTSAKRRGQGVQCTECDKWLVNKSTLRLHMIRHTDPTSVYACPLCDTKEATRVALNEHKRLCHGIEQQPHVCQVCARNFSTTRRLREHMATHTGEDIYTCNYCDKRFKFSSNLYTHRKWKHPTEWAQDQSGKEVTCLSGVCAQLQHKAGVAGAHDHSYRGRSLHLQLL
- the LOC105231984 gene encoding gastrula zinc finger protein XlCGF26.1 isoform X2, with product MQTDITQCGLCLYQDKIVIPLRDDVSKTTADILATVHKFMGLLLTSNDAICVNCWTSVDNFREFCLLIAERQAAEAQQDTALKCSIEKHATENCSANDSVMHKATQNTNVPLNRKDESLKTNENIKTSPKGRLKVQSEEETQLEQQPAIVEVRNGAITLATLALEEQANNVKNRQHSHLQLNKTDLQDTTLQQNQTDTNTEADRDTNTLSDTESVITTSSAQKNGSPRLGDAESQAAEDKLIAEHLQLKCEVCEFEAKCFKALKAHYKRLHNSNGYVVCCEKRFYKRCMLLDHINVHRNPTYFSCTDCNMNFADRMCLRNHMLLKHPQATELPHACAICGARFAKVRFLKKHARRHMNNAAQDAEQQQCAICAKSFANAVRLQEHMKRTHGKSKLFVCKHCGHEVSGKQRYVRHLAQHGAQFESTSAKRRGQGVQCTECDKWLVNKSTLRLHMIRHTDPTSVYACPLCDTKEATRVALNEHKRLCHGIEQQPHVCQVCARNFSTTRRLREHMATHTGEDIYTCNYCDKRFKFSSNLYTHRKWKHPTEWAQDQSGKELESHVCQEHMTTHTGEDLYTCNYCDKRFKNNSSLYTHRKRKHPTEWAQDTSGKELGDKH